A single Calidifontibacter indicus DNA region contains:
- a CDS encoding ABC transporter ATP-binding protein, with translation MIELRDVTVRYDTATVLDVPSLRIPDGRLTALVGPNGAGKSTMLSVAGRLLKPTSGSALVGGLDVHRTANCEVSKVVAVLRQENHLTARLTVADLVRFGRFPHSKGRLGADDHRQVEEAIRFADLVDLRDRYLDQLSGGQRQRAFIAMVLAQDTPHILLDEPLNNLDIKHSVAMMQRLRSLVHDFGKTVVVVLHDINIAAAYCDEIIAMRDGRVLAQGTPELIIEPDVLCEVYEVDVEVLHTRGRRVAVYFE, from the coding sequence GTGATCGAACTCCGGGACGTCACTGTCCGATACGACACGGCGACGGTGCTCGACGTCCCGTCCCTGCGCATCCCCGACGGTCGGCTGACCGCGCTCGTCGGGCCGAACGGCGCCGGCAAGTCGACGATGCTGTCGGTGGCCGGACGGCTGCTCAAGCCGACGTCGGGCAGCGCCCTGGTCGGCGGCCTCGACGTCCACCGCACCGCGAACTGCGAGGTGAGCAAGGTGGTGGCGGTGCTGCGCCAGGAGAACCACCTGACCGCGCGCCTCACCGTCGCCGACCTGGTGCGCTTCGGGCGCTTCCCGCACTCCAAGGGACGGCTCGGTGCCGACGATCATCGCCAGGTCGAGGAGGCGATCCGGTTCGCCGACCTGGTCGACCTGCGCGACCGTTACCTCGACCAGCTCTCCGGCGGTCAGCGGCAGCGTGCGTTCATCGCGATGGTGCTCGCCCAGGACACCCCGCACATCCTGCTGGACGAACCGTTGAACAACCTCGACATCAAGCACTCGGTCGCGATGATGCAGCGGCTGCGGTCGTTGGTGCACGACTTCGGCAAGACCGTGGTCGTGGTGCTGCACGACATCAACATCGCGGCGGCCTACTGCGACGAGATCATCGCCATGCGCGACGGACGGGTGTTGGCTCAGGGAACCCCCGAGCTCATCATCGAACCGGACGTGCTCTGCGAGGTGTACGAGGTCGACGTCGAGGTGCTCCACACGCGTGGGCGCCGGGTGGCCGTCTACTTCGAGTAG